A stretch of Spirosoma oryzicola DNA encodes these proteins:
- the gldM gene encoding gliding motility protein GldM, producing the protein MAGTKETPRQKMIGMMYLVLTALLALQVTSAILEKFVLINNSLEQSTGAVSKVNQSTFDNIRATVEKSGNRATDLAIVKQADEVRKLTADVIGEVDKLKEQIIEAGGGRDEAGNIKNLSEEEKVAQLMIGTGRTGAAFKLKDQLNGYIDAVSKYAGTKYPAMALDGKDDPIASQSPDQRKKDFAELNFAQTPVPAALAVLSQKQADVRRIEGEVLDALASKVGAQDVKFDKIIAMLSMESKVVVAGTKFKGQMFLAASSSGIQPRMSLNGGAVRMQDGQGIVEFTAQGGAYDKNGLARRVLNGSIAYQTAAGLKTVPLTAEYFVAKPSYQVETGTMPPLYLGCANKLSIQSPQLGALWNPNFSADGGAVIQSGEKGKITVVPSAANLSLNISNSGSLLGTERFRVNRVPRPTLEVFVGGTRANDPRGVPVSSARSVRIQAVADPSFAAYSPDDANFRTTGATVSLVRGTKRIQAVTVPAGGGSIAGLAAEAQPGDRLVIQVDGVQRRNFRGEVSDVPMGSTLSQVSLY; encoded by the coding sequence ATGGCAGGCACTAAAGAGACACCCCGTCAGAAAATGATCGGGATGATGTATCTGGTATTGACCGCGTTGTTAGCATTGCAGGTAACGTCGGCTATTCTGGAGAAATTTGTATTGATCAATAACAGCTTAGAGCAGTCAACCGGTGCTGTAAGTAAAGTGAACCAGTCAACATTTGACAACATTCGCGCTACGGTAGAAAAATCAGGTAACCGAGCTACTGACCTTGCTATTGTTAAGCAGGCTGATGAAGTCCGCAAACTAACCGCTGACGTTATCGGTGAAGTTGATAAGCTAAAAGAGCAAATTATTGAAGCTGGTGGTGGCCGTGATGAAGCTGGAAACATCAAAAACTTGAGCGAAGAAGAGAAAGTCGCACAGTTGATGATTGGTACGGGCCGTACCGGTGCTGCTTTCAAACTGAAAGACCAACTGAACGGCTACATCGATGCTGTATCGAAGTATGCGGGTACCAAATATCCGGCAATGGCTCTTGATGGCAAAGATGATCCTATCGCTAGCCAGTCACCGGATCAGCGTAAGAAGGATTTTGCCGAATTGAATTTTGCTCAGACACCCGTACCGGCTGCATTAGCGGTATTGAGCCAGAAGCAAGCTGATGTTCGTCGGATCGAAGGTGAAGTGCTGGATGCCCTGGCTAGTAAAGTAGGTGCTCAGGACGTGAAGTTCGACAAAATCATTGCCATGCTGAGCATGGAATCGAAAGTTGTCGTGGCAGGTACGAAGTTCAAAGGACAGATGTTCCTGGCTGCGTCGTCGTCGGGTATTCAACCACGAATGAGCCTGAACGGCGGTGCTGTTCGGATGCAGGACGGTCAGGGTATTGTTGAGTTTACCGCTCAGGGTGGTGCTTACGACAAAAACGGTCTGGCGCGTCGGGTTCTTAACGGTTCGATTGCTTACCAAACAGCGGCTGGTCTGAAAACTGTACCGCTTACTGCTGAGTATTTCGTAGCTAAGCCGTCGTATCAGGTTGAAACAGGAACGATGCCGCCATTGTACTTAGGCTGTGCCAACAAACTGAGCATTCAGAGCCCACAGCTAGGAGCGCTTTGGAACCCGAATTTCTCAGCTGACGGTGGTGCTGTGATTCAGTCAGGCGAGAAAGGTAAGATCACAGTTGTGCCTAGTGCTGCAAATCTTTCCCTAAACATTAGCAACAGTGGTAGTTTGCTAGGAACGGAACGCTTCCGGGTTAACCGCGTGCCTCGCCCAACGCTTGAAGTTTTTGTTGGTGGAACACGGGCTAACGACCCTCGTGGCGTCCCTGTATCATCGGCACGGAGCGTTCGGATTCAGGCCGTTGCTGATCCAAGCTTTGCCGCTTACTCACCAGACGATGCCAACTTCCGTACAACCGGGGCTACGGTTTCTTTAGTGCGCGGAACGAAACGTATACAAGCGGTTACAGTGCCCGCCGGTGGTGGATCTATCGCTGGGTTGGCTGCTGAAGCGCAGCCTGGTGATCGATTGGTCATTCAAGTTGATGGTGTGCAACGTCGGAATTTCCGTGGTGAAGTTAGTGATGTTCCAATGGGAAGTACATTGTCGCAAGTTTCGCTTTATTAA
- the gldL gene encoding gliding motility protein GldL, translating to MAAAKSTNFFWDRLVPTIYSAGAAVVIAGAWAKITHNEGLGWLLTAGLLTEVVIFLLYAVQSFTNPATADDGYAWERVYPELADDYKGEARKPAPQTNGLTGNMDQMLAQAKVTPDVFERLGSGFRNLNDTVSKLTDLTDATVATNDYARNVKSASSSISEMNKSYGTAITAMNSMADATTDAKDYRDQFQKVTKNMGALNAVYELELQDSNKHLKAMNAFYGSLTSAMENMSDASRDAQQFKNEMAKLTGNLASLNNVYGSMLTAMRGSQNQ from the coding sequence ATGGCAGCAGCAAAGTCCACGAATTTCTTTTGGGATCGTTTAGTACCAACCATTTATAGTGCCGGTGCAGCCGTCGTAATTGCGGGTGCCTGGGCAAAGATTACCCACAATGAAGGTTTAGGCTGGCTCTTAACAGCCGGTCTGTTGACAGAGGTCGTTATCTTCTTATTATACGCTGTTCAGAGCTTCACTAACCCAGCAACAGCTGATGACGGCTACGCCTGGGAGCGCGTTTATCCTGAGTTGGCTGATGATTACAAAGGTGAAGCCCGCAAACCAGCTCCACAAACAAACGGTCTGACTGGTAATATGGATCAGATGTTGGCGCAGGCCAAAGTAACGCCTGACGTATTTGAGCGTCTGGGTTCAGGTTTCCGCAACCTGAATGATACGGTTTCGAAACTGACCGATCTGACGGACGCAACTGTTGCTACGAATGATTACGCTCGCAACGTTAAGTCGGCTTCTAGTTCGATCAGTGAGATGAACAAGTCATACGGTACAGCCATTACAGCCATGAACTCAATGGCCGACGCAACGACCGACGCTAAAGATTATCGCGATCAGTTTCAGAAAGTTACCAAAAATATGGGCGCTCTGAATGCTGTTTATGAGCTGGAATTGCAGGATTCCAACAAGCACCTGAAAGCAATGAATGCTTTCTACGGTAGCCTCACTTCGGCTATGGAGAACATGTCAGACGCAAGCCGCGACGCTCAGCAGTTCAAAAACGAAATGGCGAAGTTGACCGGTAATCTTGCTTCGCTCAACAACGTATACGGCAGTATGTTAACTGCCATGCGTGGTAGTCAAAATCAATAG
- a CDS encoding penicillin-binding protein 1A translates to MIEFAPGRYRTLIKNLWRYALLGLVLMVFYIVAVSYNVFWLFGGMPSLKALENPQSEEASEVYTADNQLLGKYYVENRTPVEITQVSPNVVSALLATEDARFIKHSGIDPRSFFRVIKGIATGNSSSGGGSTLTQQVAKNLFDTRGEKLRGALGNIPVLKTVIEKTKEWILSVRLERNYTKQEIMMMYLNTVSFGNNTYGIKTAAKTYFNKEPWQLSVDESALLVGMLQNPSRYDPRIFEDRAFQRRNVVLSQMERYGFLNKEQFVTYKTKPIKLDFSIENQNTGMAAYFRSVIRDDIKAFINQYNEDNPDAELDLYTSGLRIYTTIDSRMQTYAEEAVMANMRDQQKKFYEHWRGRNPWVKKNPKTKKYEELPGFIEARAKQTTRYKQLKAAYGNDEKKIWSEMRKPVKMKVFVYGGRRNEKDTTMSPLDSMRYYKRLLNTGFMSMDPRYGHVKAWVGGINFKHMKFDHVRQGRRQPGSTFKPFVYLTAMDQGFVTPCSQITDQPTTFLHGEDNNNGPAWTPKNSTGRYSYRGLTLREALGQSINTVSAQLIKKTRAEAVIKYAHNMGIQSKDLPENPTLCLGTGDVSVYEMVSAYCAFANGGIRVRPMIILRITDKHGNVLKSFSADANQVISANRAYEMLYLMRGAVEEPNGTAQRLRTQYKLLEGGNEIAAKTGTTSNYSDAWFMGMTQHLVSGLWVGGDDRSIHFRTIELGQGGRMAMPAWGMYMQKIYADPTLTQYRPEPFRKPNNFKIDCGGYHIDSTQRYIPPKVVPEDEDEILQ, encoded by the coding sequence ATGATTGAGTTTGCTCCCGGTCGGTACCGGACCCTAATTAAAAATCTCTGGCGGTATGCACTACTCGGTTTAGTGCTGATGGTTTTTTACATAGTAGCCGTTAGTTACAACGTTTTCTGGCTATTCGGCGGAATGCCTAGTTTGAAAGCGTTGGAGAATCCGCAAAGTGAAGAAGCTTCCGAAGTTTACACCGCCGACAACCAACTGTTGGGTAAATACTACGTTGAAAACCGAACGCCGGTCGAAATAACGCAAGTCTCCCCCAACGTAGTGTCTGCCCTGCTGGCAACCGAAGATGCGCGTTTCATTAAGCACTCCGGCATTGACCCGCGCTCGTTTTTCCGGGTTATCAAGGGAATCGCTACAGGCAACAGCAGTTCGGGGGGCGGTAGTACGCTTACGCAGCAGGTAGCCAAAAACCTGTTTGATACGCGGGGCGAGAAGTTACGGGGAGCGCTTGGCAATATTCCTGTATTAAAAACGGTCATTGAGAAGACGAAGGAATGGATTCTATCCGTTCGGCTGGAACGCAACTATACCAAGCAGGAGATCATGATGATGTACCTGAACACGGTATCGTTTGGGAACAATACATACGGCATAAAAACAGCGGCCAAAACGTACTTCAACAAAGAGCCCTGGCAGCTAAGCGTTGACGAATCGGCTTTACTGGTTGGGATGTTGCAGAACCCTTCCCGTTATGACCCTCGTATTTTCGAAGATCGGGCATTCCAGCGTCGAAACGTGGTACTAAGTCAGATGGAACGGTATGGATTTCTGAACAAAGAACAGTTTGTAACGTACAAAACCAAGCCAATAAAGCTTGATTTCAGCATTGAGAATCAGAATACGGGTATGGCTGCTTATTTCCGGTCGGTTATTCGGGATGACATCAAAGCATTTATTAACCAGTATAACGAGGACAATCCAGACGCCGAGCTGGACCTTTATACGAGCGGTCTACGCATTTATACGACCATCGACTCCCGGATGCAAACCTACGCGGAAGAAGCCGTTATGGCGAACATGCGGGATCAGCAGAAGAAATTCTACGAACACTGGCGCGGTCGGAACCCATGGGTAAAGAAAAACCCAAAGACAAAAAAATACGAGGAACTACCCGGTTTTATCGAAGCCCGAGCAAAGCAAACGACCCGCTACAAGCAACTAAAAGCTGCGTACGGCAACGACGAAAAAAAGATCTGGAGCGAAATGCGGAAGCCGGTCAAGATGAAAGTCTTTGTGTACGGCGGTCGGCGAAATGAGAAAGATACGACCATGAGTCCGCTTGATTCGATGCGGTATTACAAACGGCTCCTTAACACGGGCTTTATGTCGATGGACCCGCGCTATGGCCATGTGAAAGCGTGGGTTGGTGGTATCAACTTTAAGCACATGAAGTTTGACCACGTTCGGCAGGGCCGTCGTCAGCCGGGTTCTACGTTCAAGCCGTTCGTTTATCTGACCGCTATGGATCAGGGATTTGTTACGCCTTGCAGCCAGATTACGGACCAGCCAACCACATTCTTACACGGCGAAGATAACAACAACGGCCCCGCCTGGACACCGAAAAATTCGACGGGTCGGTACAGTTATCGCGGTCTCACGCTTCGTGAAGCACTCGGCCAGTCGATCAATACGGTTAGTGCTCAGTTGATCAAAAAAACGCGTGCTGAAGCAGTGATCAAATACGCCCACAATATGGGTATTCAAAGCAAGGACTTACCCGAAAATCCAACGCTTTGCTTAGGAACCGGCGATGTGTCTGTCTACGAGATGGTATCGGCTTATTGTGCCTTTGCCAACGGTGGTATCCGGGTGAGACCAATGATTATTCTACGCATAACGGACAAACACGGGAACGTACTCAAGTCGTTTAGCGCCGACGCTAACCAGGTTATAAGCGCCAACCGGGCTTATGAGATGCTGTATCTGATGCGGGGGGCCGTCGAAGAGCCAAACGGTACGGCACAGCGCCTTCGTACGCAATACAAACTCCTTGAAGGTGGTAATGAGATTGCCGCGAAGACAGGTACTACATCAAACTACTCTGACGCCTGGTTCATGGGCATGACGCAACACCTGGTTTCGGGCTTGTGGGTTGGTGGTGACGACCGTTCTATTCACTTCCGAACGATTGAATTAGGGCAAGGTGGACGCATGGCTATGCCTGCCTGGGGCATGTATATGCAAAAGATATACGCTGACCCAACGCTGACGCAGTATCGTCCGGAGCCATTCCGTAAGCCAAACAATTTTAAGATCGATTGCGGTGGTTACCATATTGATTCGACTCAGCGCTACATTCCACCCAAAGTTGTACCAGAGGACGAAGACGAGATTCTTCAATAA
- a CDS encoding tetratricopeptide repeat protein — protein MSRYFRNRPLLVLLTVLALLTGGLVSCSQYSTKPISKGYHNLTAHFNAYVIARDEIKEAELILFKTRQENYSQLLPILLPVDSMLSMPVKPQLDDAIKKASLIPERHQNSKWLDNAYILIGRARLLKQDLPNAIDVFKYVNTKGTSEDDKHEALVGLMRAYTEASDYANALNVAEYLRTQPLNKANTRDFYITKAYIHERKGEYAVAAGILDATFPALKKGESTARLHLIAGQLYDLTGQPAKAIAHYEKVQKSQPTYDLSFYANLYAIQSNGLTGDQKRLAQSTETFESMLNDRKNADLKDKIYFTMGLLEARNGRIDKAINFYRQSIQAAGANTTQIPYTYQEIGKLYFEKKADYSKAKVYYDSALALMPQQSPDYAALMNRKKTLDEFVQYQTTIRTEDSLLNLAQMNPTALDKLLDNVITQKEKEDQAQAALAQQIVERASNGNFNAVPGATNSNLQPNERWVLYNPVALSQGRQEFSVRWGNRPIEDNWRRSNKEASEAIAGVNSPLNGGTSANDVSPNAPLQQQDAANATASVNAATTGRKAQKDAFYAKIPFTKEAQAQANQRVENALYKLGKLYKFQLNQPADAIPTFEQLLTRYPNTLQKPEVYYLLHLSNEQLGKTSSWKDKLLAEYPNTSYARLAGKTVTQSGDSEAKALVTYNQIYELYQANNVTEALARADNSLSSFAGTQLEDKLALLRVILVGRVQGVDAYRQSINEFIRDYPASPLLPRVKAMQDAANRITANRK, from the coding sequence ATGTCCCGCTATTTCCGTAACCGCCCGCTCCTAGTATTGTTAACGGTCCTTGCGCTGCTGACCGGTGGGCTGGTTTCGTGTTCGCAGTACAGCACAAAGCCAATCAGTAAAGGTTACCATAATCTGACGGCCCATTTTAACGCGTACGTAATTGCCCGCGACGAAATAAAGGAAGCCGAATTAATCCTGTTCAAGACCCGGCAGGAAAATTACAGCCAGCTCTTACCAATCCTGTTGCCCGTGGATTCGATGCTGTCGATGCCCGTAAAACCTCAGCTCGACGACGCCATCAAAAAAGCATCACTTATTCCAGAACGCCATCAGAACAGCAAATGGCTCGATAATGCGTATATTCTCATTGGCCGGGCACGCCTGCTCAAGCAGGATTTACCGAATGCTATTGACGTCTTTAAGTACGTAAATACCAAAGGTACCAGTGAAGACGATAAGCACGAAGCTTTGGTTGGTCTGATGCGTGCTTACACCGAAGCCAGTGACTATGCCAATGCGCTAAATGTAGCAGAATACCTACGGACGCAGCCTCTCAACAAAGCCAATACCCGCGACTTTTACATTACGAAAGCGTACATACACGAGCGGAAAGGTGAATACGCCGTTGCTGCGGGTATTTTGGATGCAACTTTTCCGGCGTTGAAAAAAGGCGAATCCACGGCTCGTTTACACCTGATCGCGGGTCAATTGTATGACCTGACTGGCCAGCCAGCGAAGGCGATAGCTCATTACGAAAAGGTTCAGAAATCGCAGCCCACGTACGACTTGTCTTTCTACGCAAACCTGTATGCGATTCAAAGCAACGGCCTGACCGGCGACCAGAAACGACTGGCTCAGTCAACCGAGACGTTCGAGAGTATGCTCAACGACCGGAAAAATGCGGATCTGAAAGATAAGATTTATTTCACGATGGGGCTGCTGGAAGCCCGTAATGGTCGGATTGACAAGGCCATTAATTTTTATAGGCAGTCCATCCAGGCAGCGGGGGCCAACACAACGCAGATTCCTTACACTTATCAGGAAATTGGTAAGCTTTATTTCGAAAAGAAAGCGGACTATTCGAAAGCGAAAGTATACTACGACAGCGCTCTGGCTTTGATGCCGCAGCAGTCGCCGGACTATGCCGCTCTGATGAATCGGAAGAAGACGCTGGATGAATTTGTACAATATCAGACTACAATTCGTACGGAGGACAGTTTGCTCAATCTCGCTCAGATGAATCCTACGGCGCTGGATAAATTGCTGGATAACGTTATCACGCAAAAAGAAAAGGAAGATCAGGCGCAGGCTGCGCTTGCCCAGCAAATCGTAGAACGCGCTTCCAACGGCAATTTCAACGCTGTTCCAGGAGCAACCAACTCCAACCTTCAACCCAACGAGCGCTGGGTTTTATACAACCCGGTAGCGTTAAGTCAGGGCAGACAAGAGTTTTCGGTACGTTGGGGCAACCGGCCTATCGAAGACAACTGGCGACGCAGTAATAAAGAAGCATCGGAAGCCATTGCAGGGGTCAATAGCCCGCTCAATGGTGGAACCTCCGCTAACGATGTAAGTCCCAACGCCCCCCTGCAACAACAGGATGCTGCTAACGCAACGGCTTCGGTAAATGCAGCAACAACGGGGCGCAAGGCACAGAAAGACGCTTTTTACGCCAAGATTCCGTTTACAAAAGAAGCGCAGGCACAGGCCAATCAGCGCGTCGAAAACGCGTTGTATAAACTCGGCAAGCTGTATAAGTTTCAGTTGAACCAACCAGCTGATGCGATTCCGACATTTGAACAATTACTGACCCGTTATCCCAATACACTACAAAAACCAGAGGTGTATTACTTACTTCATTTGTCGAATGAGCAGTTGGGTAAAACATCTTCCTGGAAGGATAAACTGCTGGCTGAGTACCCAAACACATCGTATGCACGGCTGGCGGGCAAAACGGTTACCCAATCGGGCGATAGCGAAGCCAAAGCGCTGGTAACTTACAATCAAATCTACGAACTGTATCAAGCCAACAACGTAACGGAAGCACTGGCACGTGCGGATAATTCGCTAAGTTCGTTTGCGGGAACGCAGTTGGAAGACAAACTGGCGCTTTTACGTGTTATCCTCGTCGGAAGAGTACAGGGCGTAGATGCTTATCGTCAATCCATCAATGAGTTTATTCGCGATTACCCAGCCAGCCCATTGCTCCCACGCGTGAAAGCAATGCAGGATGCCGCTAATCGAATTACGGCGAACAGAAAATAA
- the gldN gene encoding gliding motility protein GldN gives MTQRRTIRYAGVLAAATLALAGGSAMAQEKASNGTNSLSVRGINENDIMMKKTLWRRIDLKEKQNQSMFSKNNEISKYLIEAVKAGLIDAYTNDSCTTKITAQKFHENMLIPNTGGGLSEEEKAAGFTEDGKNGAANDGWDSPKKDNKKAADDGWGAPKKAAAEPADDGWGAPKKKSTVAKNAKGKKGKKTIAAPVEVPKKDTVAVAQTPSFSGDEYFAKELNILEIKEDWIFDRKRSRLYYDVQTVTMLLPADKNQAGFEVPIASFKYKDLDKLFRSDPKKFIWYNPQNQAQHKNLADAFDLRLFYGRITKVANPGDQDLIGMYGDREGLLKSYQTEYELMETEHSLWEY, from the coding sequence ATGACACAAAGAAGAACGATACGATATGCTGGAGTGCTGGCCGCTGCAACGCTGGCCTTGGCGGGTGGGAGCGCAATGGCTCAAGAGAAAGCGAGCAACGGCACTAACTCGCTGTCCGTTCGTGGAATAAACGAGAACGACATCATGATGAAGAAGACCCTTTGGCGTCGTATCGACCTGAAGGAGAAACAAAATCAGTCGATGTTCTCGAAAAACAATGAGATTTCTAAGTATCTGATTGAAGCGGTAAAAGCAGGTCTGATCGATGCCTATACGAACGATTCGTGCACGACGAAGATCACAGCTCAGAAGTTTCATGAAAATATGCTGATTCCAAACACAGGCGGTGGTCTTTCGGAAGAAGAGAAAGCCGCTGGTTTTACGGAAGATGGCAAAAACGGTGCTGCCAACGATGGTTGGGACAGCCCTAAAAAAGACAACAAAAAAGCGGCTGATGACGGCTGGGGTGCTCCCAAGAAAGCTGCTGCTGAACCTGCTGATGATGGCTGGGGTGCTCCGAAGAAAAAATCGACGGTAGCGAAGAACGCAAAAGGCAAGAAAGGAAAGAAAACCATTGCGGCACCTGTCGAAGTACCCAAAAAAGATACTGTAGCAGTAGCGCAGACTCCTAGTTTTTCGGGTGATGAATATTTTGCGAAGGAGCTAAATATCCTGGAGATTAAAGAAGACTGGATTTTCGACCGGAAGCGTTCACGTTTGTACTATGACGTGCAGACAGTGACGATGTTACTTCCTGCTGACAAAAACCAGGCTGGTTTTGAGGTGCCAATTGCATCGTTCAAATACAAAGATCTGGATAAGCTGTTCCGTAGCGATCCGAAAAAATTCATCTGGTACAACCCGCAAAACCAGGCTCAGCACAAAAACCTGGCTGATGCCTTCGATCTGCGGTTGTTCTACGGACGCATTACGAAAGTGGCTAACCCTGGCGATCAAGACCTGATCGGTATGTACGGTGATCGGGAAGGCTTATTAAAATCCTACCAGACAGAGTACGAACTGATGGAAACAGAGCACAGTCTATGGGAATACTAA
- the uvrC gene encoding excinuclease ABC subunit UvrC — MPEFDYKKELAKVPHEPGVYRYFDATGEVIYVGKAKDLKNRVSSYFTNSKQHDRKTLRLVSQIRKLEFTIVHTEFDALLLENQLIKRYQPKFNILLRDDKTYPFVCVTNEHFPRVVTTRRIDRKLGTFYGPFANLKPMYTVLDMFSQLFTIRTCNYNLAPENIEAGKYKVCLEYHIGNCKGPCEGKQNEPDYDKDIEQVHHILKGNLKPAQEYFKNRMVEAANDLAFEQAQQYKEKMDVLQRFQSKSTVVNPKIADADVFSIASDDSAAYINFMKVVNGTIVQAHTVEVKKKLDETDPDLLAMMIIEFREQYGSQAKEIITNISLDVDLQAEVTIPQIGDKKKLLDMSLKNVLYFRRERQERAAAEATANASKKDRVLIRLKQDLQLKNLPNRIECFDNSNIQGTNPVSAMVCFIGGKPANKEYRHFSIKTVVGPNDFASMYEVVTRRYTRVLEEQTDMPDLIVIDGGKGQLSAACDALKALDLYGKVPIIGIAKRLEEIYFPEDNLPLYIDKKSESLKLIQRIRDEAHRFAITYHRDKRSRNSLISELENVEGIGKKTAAKLLKHFKGVTKIREASFEEVVEVVGKDRAVKLKSYFDTIEQ; from the coding sequence ATGCCGGAATTCGATTACAAAAAGGAACTTGCCAAAGTACCCCATGAGCCGGGGGTTTATCGCTATTTCGACGCAACCGGTGAGGTTATTTACGTGGGTAAGGCGAAAGATCTGAAAAACCGGGTTAGCAGCTACTTTACGAACTCGAAGCAACATGACCGCAAAACGCTTCGTTTAGTAAGCCAGATCCGGAAGCTTGAGTTTACCATTGTCCATACTGAATTCGATGCGCTGTTGCTCGAAAACCAGCTTATTAAGCGCTACCAGCCGAAGTTTAATATCTTGTTACGGGACGATAAAACGTACCCGTTTGTCTGTGTCACGAATGAACACTTCCCCCGCGTCGTCACGACTCGTCGCATTGATCGCAAACTAGGCACGTTCTACGGCCCATTCGCAAATCTTAAGCCGATGTATACGGTGCTGGATATGTTTAGCCAGCTGTTCACAATTAGGACCTGTAATTACAACCTGGCTCCGGAGAACATTGAAGCGGGTAAATACAAAGTTTGTCTCGAATACCACATTGGCAATTGCAAGGGGCCTTGTGAAGGCAAGCAGAACGAACCTGACTACGACAAAGATATTGAGCAGGTCCACCACATCCTGAAAGGCAATCTAAAACCAGCACAGGAGTATTTCAAAAATCGAATGGTGGAAGCCGCCAATGATCTGGCGTTTGAACAAGCTCAGCAGTACAAAGAGAAGATGGACGTGCTGCAACGCTTCCAGAGTAAATCGACGGTTGTTAACCCTAAAATTGCAGACGCCGATGTTTTCTCGATTGCTTCTGATGACTCGGCGGCCTACATCAATTTTATGAAGGTGGTCAACGGTACGATTGTCCAGGCGCATACGGTAGAAGTAAAAAAGAAGCTTGATGAAACCGATCCCGATCTGCTGGCGATGATGATTATTGAGTTTCGTGAGCAGTATGGTAGCCAGGCAAAAGAGATTATCACAAACATCTCGTTAGATGTCGATTTGCAGGCTGAGGTGACTATTCCGCAGATTGGCGATAAGAAAAAGCTGCTGGACATGTCGCTCAAGAACGTGCTGTACTTCCGGCGGGAGCGCCAGGAACGGGCAGCCGCCGAAGCGACAGCGAACGCCAGCAAAAAAGACCGTGTACTTATCCGGTTAAAGCAAGATTTACAACTCAAAAATTTACCCAATCGCATCGAGTGCTTCGATAACTCAAATATCCAAGGGACGAATCCTGTTTCGGCGATGGTATGCTTTATCGGTGGTAAGCCTGCGAACAAAGAATACCGGCATTTCTCGATCAAAACAGTTGTCGGGCCAAATGATTTTGCGAGCATGTACGAAGTGGTTACACGCCGTTACACGCGTGTACTGGAAGAGCAAACGGACATGCCCGATCTTATTGTTATTGATGGTGGCAAAGGACAGCTCAGCGCGGCCTGCGATGCGTTAAAAGCGTTGGATCTGTACGGTAAAGTACCCATTATCGGTATTGCCAAACGTCTTGAGGAAATCTACTTTCCAGAAGATAACTTACCGTTATACATCGACAAGAAGTCGGAATCCCTTAAGCTTATCCAGCGAATTCGCGACGAAGCGCACCGATTCGCCATTACCTATCACCGCGACAAACGAAGTCGGAATAGTCTGATTAGTGAGTTAGAAAACGTGGAAGGAATTGGTAAGAAGACGGCGGCCAAGCTGCTCAAACATTTTAAAGGAGTCACGAAAATCCGTGAAGCATCATTTGAAGAAGTCGTTGAGGTGGTCGGTAAGGATCGTGCCGTAAAGCTTAAAAGCTATTTTGACACCATTGAACAATAA